One genomic region from Diabrotica undecimpunctata isolate CICGRU chromosome 9, icDiaUnde3, whole genome shotgun sequence encodes:
- the LOC140449575 gene encoding uncharacterized protein, which translates to MPFLVNCCVPQCGTPDSSPIRHKFPRPTIDMERFRKWVENINNPELANMNPQTIYSRKRVCHRHFEQLFCSSTSHRLHQNAVPTLYLTGCSGSQSTIVNEELIDNVKLDIVGPSELKTLTTEDYVDASKSSLDETHMPIETGESSGLQKVVTKEQPLGFLSPLKILKKSGNSKQTLSPRKAKLYSAVKDLHKKYSVVKNTTKTLKRRLFEAAEFKKKYLFDDNLNNLNTMTAMFIRCQIRESNKSKHLRRFSLNEKLMALTLYKQSAKSYNLLSKIFILPSKSTLNRLLANIIGGPGINEVVFQSLQETTAKMDSSEKYVGLIFDEMAIMPGLHFNERHGLIEGFEHMGENRDIFISDHILMFMVRGLKKSWKAPISYHFASRGGAKTFQIKNLLIEIIQKLRSINLKPITVICDQNNSAVINSLIKDTKEIYMRNGQLNKYRSGSFEIVDLRIYPIFDPPHLLKGIRNNLLKKNLNFVKNGVKKSAKWEHIQWLYESDNGPIDGLRVLSHITDEHIYCNKIKKMKVKNAAQIFSQRFSATLQLAGKLCKYKIILIKDIYTYKQP; encoded by the exons ATGCCATTCTTGGTGAACTGTTGTGTACCACAATGTGGCACTCCTGATTCTTCACCAATACGCCACAAATTTCCAAGACCCACTATTGATATGGAACGGTTTCGAAAATGGGTAGAGAATATCAATAATCCAGAATTGGCAAATATGAATCCACAGACCATATACTCCAGGAAAAGAGTGTGCCATCGACATTTTGAACAATTATTTTGTTCTTCAACATCGCATAGACTTCATCAAAATGCAGTTCCTACATTATACTTAACTG GATGCAGTGGTTCTCAATCAACAATAGTGAATGAAGAACTTATTGATAATGTGAAACTTGATATTGTTGGACCTTCTGAGTTGAAAACATTGACTACAGAag aTTATGTTGATGCTTCTAAATCTAGTTTAGATGAAACACATATGCCCATCGAAACTGGGGAAAGTTCTGGACTGCAAAAAGTGGTTACAAAAG aacAACCTCTTGGCTTCTTGTCCCCTCTGAAAATACTGAAGAAGTCAGGTAATTCCAAACAAACATTGTCACCAAGAAAAGCCAAACTATATTCTGCTGTTAAGGATCTTCACAAAAAATACAGTGTGGTGAAAAATACCACAAAAACTTTAAAACGCAGGCTTTTTGAAGCAGctgaatttaaaaagaaatatctttttgatgataatttaaataacttaaacaCTATGACAGCTATGTTTATTCGCTGTCAAATACGAGaatcaaataaatcaaaacattTGAGGCGATTTTCGCTAAAtgagaaattgatggcattaacATTGTATAAGCAGAGTGCTAAGTCCTACAATTTGTTGtcaaaaatattcattttacCTAGTAAGTCTACTTTAAATAGACTACTTGCAAATATTATTGGAGGACCAGGTATAAATGAGGTAGTTTTTCAATCCCTACAAGAAACGACAGCGAAAATGGATTCCTCTGAAAAATATGTAGGTTTAATCTTTGATGAAATGGCAATCATGCCAGGACTCCATTTTAATGAACGACATGGCCTTATAGAAGGATTTGAGCATATGGGAGAAAATAGGGATATTTTCATTAGTGACCATATTCTAATGTTCATGGTAAGAGGTTTAAAAAAATCATGGAAAGCACCTATTTCGTACCATTTTGCAAGTAGGGGTGGtgcaaaaacatttcaaattaaaaatttattaattgaaaTAATTCAGAAACTTAGAAGCATTAATCTTAAACCAATTACAGTAATATGTGACCAGAATAATAGTGCTGTAATAAATAGTTTGATAAAAGATACCAAAGAGATTTATATGCGAAATGGACaactaaataaatatagaagTGGTTCTTTTGAAATAGTAGACTTAAGAATTTACCCAATATTTGATCCTCCACATTTGCTAAAGGGAAtaagaaacaatttattaaaaaaaaatcttaattttgttaaaaatggtgtaaAAAAATCTGCAAAATGGGAGCACATACAGTGGTTGTATGAGTCTGATAATGGTCCAATTGATGGGCTTAGAGTTTTATCTCATATAACAGATGAACACATATATTGTAACAAAATCAAGAAGATGAAGGTAAAAAATGCTGCCCAAATATTTAGTCAAAGATTTTCTGCTACCCTCCAGCTGGCAGGAAAATTATGTaagtataaaataattttaatcaaggatatttatacctataaacaaccctaa